Genomic window (Achromobacter sp. B7):
CGTGCCCACCACCACCACCAGGATGCGGCGGTCGCCGCGCACGGCGGTCGACACCAGGCAATAGCCGGCCGAATCGGTGTGGCCGGTCTTCATGCCGTCCACCGACGGGTCGGCCCACAGCAGGCGGTTGCGATTGGGCTGCGTGATCTTGTTGTACGTGTAGCTCTTTTGCTTGTAGTAGTGGAAGAAGTCCGGGTGATCGGTGATCAGGTGCGCGGACAGCGTGGCCAGGTCGCGCGTGGACGTCATGTGCTGCGGGTCGGGCAGGCCGGTGGCGTTCATGAAGTGGGTGTTCTTCATGCCCAGGCGTTCGGCTTCCTGATTCATCAGCGCGGCAAACGCCGATTCGCTGCCGCCCACGGCTTCGGCCAACGCCACCGAGGCGTCGTTACCGGACTGCACGATCATGCCTTGGTTCAGTTCGTCCACCGTGACGGGCTTGCGCGGTTCGATGAACATGCGCGAACCGCCCGTGCGCCAGGCGTGCTCGGACACGGGCACGGTCTGTTCCAGCGTCAGGCGCTTTTCTTCCAGCGCGTTGAACACGACGTAGGCCGTCATGATCTTCGTGAGCGAAGCCGGTTCGACCTTCATGTCGGGATTGGACGCGGCCAGGGTCTGGCCGCTGTTCACGTCGATAACGATCCAGGCCTTGGCCGCGATGGTGGGCGCCGGCACCGCCGACACATCACCCACCGGCACCACGCCCGAGGCTGACGGCGCCGGCGCGGTGGCGCCCGCGGCGGCAGGGGCAGCGGCGGGCGCTTGTTGCGTCCAGGCCGGCATCGAGGCCGCAAGCAGCGCCGACAATACCGCGCCCGTCAGCAGACGGCGGGTAAAGACAGCGGGGGATTGAGCGGAGTAAGGCAAATTCTTCATCGGCAACGTGGGTCCAGGAAAGACGCCCGCCGGCGCGGGGCTAGTGGCTGACAATTATAGGCAGGCGATTGGACCCGGCCGGTTCGCGCGGGGTTCCCGGTGCATTTAAAACATGCAACCTGATGCAACCTGCTGCCTTCGTGTGGCCGGTTCAGTCCAACGCGACCTTCAGCCGCGCCTGGATCAACTGGCGCAGCACCAGCAGCTTGCCGTGAAAGAAATGCGATGCGCCCGGCACCACCACCACCGGAATCGAACGCGGACGCGCCCAGTCCATGGCTTCGGACAGCGGCACCACCTCGTCTTCTTCGCCGTGGACCATCAGCGTGTCGTCAGGAACCTGGACTTCATGCGACTGAAACCGGTTCACCGCCGGCCCCATCAACATCAGCGCGGACGGCAGCTTGGCATCGCCCGCATCCGCCAGCGCCGCGTAGGTTTGCGCCGCGACCGCGGTGCCAAACGAAAAGCCGGCCAGTACCCAGGGTGCGTCGGCCAGTTCGGGATGCAGCTCGCGCATTTGCGTCACCACGGCAAGCATGTCCTGGGTTTCGCCGACCGACTTGTCGAACACGCCTTCGGACTGCCCGACGCCGCGAAAGTTGGGGCGCACCGCCACCAGGCCATGCTGCACGCAGGCGCGCGACACGGTGGTGACCACCTTGTTTTCGCGCGCGCCGCCTTGCAGCGGATGCGGATGCAGGACCAGGGCCCAGCCTCGCGGCGTGCCGGCAGGCCAATCGACGGCGCAATCAATGCGGCCGGCGGCGCCGGTGAAGGCGTGGGTATCAGTGCGTGCGGACATGGTTCAACTCAACGTGCAAAAAAGGAAATGGGGAAACGAGGAAACGACGAAACGGATTCAATTGCCGGGCCGTGACCCGGCAGAGGGATTGAATGCGGGCTCGAAGTTCGGTCCGGGCCGGGGGCCGAATCCGCGCCGGGGCGCGGTTTCTGACGTAGCACCGGATGCCACTGCGGAGGCGGGTTCGGACGTGGCGGCGGAGGCGCTTCGCACCGTCGCCGCCAACCATTGCGCCAGCTGATCCGAGGCCTCGTCCGTGGCTTGCCGCAGCGCCGCGACGCCGCCGGCGGCGTCTTGCGTCGGCGTCGGCACGCGCACCTGGATGCGCTTTTGATCGACCACGTTGCGGCCATTGAGCAGCACTGCCTGCAACAGGATGCGCCCTTCGCTGGACTGCCCGTCATCGGCATACACCTGTTCGAACTGCATCAGCGTCAGTTGCAGCTGCGGCATCTGAAGGTTGACGCGGTCGGCCAGCACGGCGCCCTGACGAGACAAGCGGTCGGTGATGCGCTGGCGCACGAGTTCGGACGGCGACGAGGCCCAGCGGAACGTGGCATACGCCCGGGGCGCGGCGCTGTCGCCCACGCGCCAGATCATGCTGGTGTCCGACAAGGCGGGCGGCGCTTGCACGCTCATGGCGATCGGTGCGCGGGCCGGCAGCGCCGGCACGGGTTTGGCGTCCAACCCCAGGTCGAACACCGAGGGCGGCGCCGGCACGCGGCCGATGCCGCAGCCCGCCAAGGTCAGAGTCAGGGTCACGGTCAATAACAGTACGGCGCTGCGCATTTTCATTTGGGCTGTCTCCCGAATCCGGCAAAGCCGGCTTCGCCAGGCCCGGGCGCAACGGGCGCCGGGCCGAACAAGAACGATTGCGGCGTGCTGTCGACACGGCGCAGGGTGACGGTCGCGCCACGCGCGGCGGCGCTGACGTTGGTGGCCATATTGGTAACGGCGGGCAGGGTTTCGCCGTCCAGGCGCGCGGCGGCCAGCGCAATGTCGTTAAGGCTGCGCGTGGCGACCGACAAGGGGCCGTCGGGCGCATTCAAGCGCGCCAGCGCCTGCCGCGCCTGCTGCGCCAGGTCGGCAATCTCGCGCGCGGCGCGGTCCGCCTGGCGCGACGTCGTGCCCAGCGAGTCGATCAGCGGTCCTAACTTAGCCATGGTGGGCGCAAGGTCGCGGCTGGCTTGCCGCAACGACTGCGTGATGTCGGTGGCGTTCTGCAAGGTGGCGGTCAGCGCTTGCACGTTCTGTTCGCTAAGCACGCGGCGCAGCTGCTCGGTGGCCTCTTCCACGTTGGATATCAGCTTGCCGCCGCGCTGCTCGATGCGGTCAAGAAAACCGGGGCGCAGCGGAATGGCGGCGGGATGCTCGGCGGACGAGGCCAGGCGCTTGAGCGACGAGCCGTCGTCGCGCAGTTCCACGTTGGACATCCCCGTCACGCCTTGCACGCCCAGTTCCGCCCACGTTGATTCGGTGATGGGCGTATTGGGCGCCACGCCGATGCGGATGCGCACCTGCCCCGGCTTGTTCGGGTTCAGCGCCAAGGACTGCACCTTGCCCACCGGCACGCCTTGATAACGCACGGCCGATTGCGGATTCAAGCCGCTGACGGCGGTGGCCGACACGATCTCGTACGTTTGCA
Coding sequences:
- a CDS encoding D-alanyl-D-alanine carboxypeptidase family protein, translated to MKNLPYSAQSPAVFTRRLLTGAVLSALLAASMPAWTQQAPAAAPAAAGATAPAPSASGVVPVGDVSAVPAPTIAAKAWIVIDVNSGQTLAASNPDMKVEPASLTKIMTAYVVFNALEEKRLTLEQTVPVSEHAWRTGGSRMFIEPRKPVTVDELNQGMIVQSGNDASVALAEAVGGSESAFAALMNQEAERLGMKNTHFMNATGLPDPQHMTSTRDLATLSAHLITDHPDFFHYYKQKSYTYNKITQPNRNRLLWADPSVDGMKTGHTDSAGYCLVSTAVRGDRRILVVVVGTDSEATRAEESLKLLNWSFQNFDTVKLFDKSQPGIDARVWEGTAENVKLGPPKPVSIAVPRGKAGDLKPVAQRTDPLIAPLAKGQQVGTLQFTLDGKVLRTEPLVVQDAVERAGFFGRMVDTVKRWFQ
- a CDS encoding alpha/beta hydrolase, whose product is MSARTDTHAFTGAAGRIDCAVDWPAGTPRGWALVLHPHPLQGGARENKVVTTVSRACVQHGLVAVRPNFRGVGQSEGVFDKSVGETQDMLAVVTQMRELHPELADAPWVLAGFSFGTAVAAQTYAALADAGDAKLPSALMLMGPAVNRFQSHEVQVPDDTLMVHGEEDEVVPLSEAMDWARPRSIPVVVVPGASHFFHGKLLVLRQLIQARLKVALD
- a CDS encoding MlaD family protein — translated: MENRSHALMAGIFTLVLLVAAALIAVWIGRDRTKLQTYEIVSATAVSGLNPQSAVRYQGVPVGKVQSLALNPNKPGQVRIRIGVAPNTPITESTWAELGVQGVTGMSNVELRDDGSSLKRLASSAEHPAAIPLRPGFLDRIEQRGGKLISNVEEATEQLRRVLSEQNVQALTATLQNATDITQSLRQASRDLAPTMAKLGPLIDSLGTTSRQADRAAREIADLAQQARQALARLNAPDGPLSVATRSLNDIALAAARLDGETLPAVTNMATNVSAAARGATVTLRRVDSTPQSFLFGPAPVAPGPGEAGFAGFGRQPK